In the Drosophila gunungcola strain Sukarami unplaced genomic scaffold, Dgunungcola_SK_2 000113F, whole genome shotgun sequence genome, one interval contains:
- the LOC128265317 gene encoding uncharacterized protein LOC128265317, producing MGDSTPICRCRVLYLGSAVPRQSKDGLQGIQEPLRSLYPSEGAVGAKGIDSWLSVWSNGILLENVDENLKQITRFFPIESLHYCAAVRQVLIPERGNAHPEPKFLPLDSPFARMPRAQHPPIFAAILRRTTGIKVLECHVFICKREAAANALVRCCFHAYADNSYARQLETGVVGGGGSVYGTLKSGAGSKSSADLTSVGLANGVGNGGGNHHLALSSQGGWRSRAGSTTTLNSLGRASNGHAPNGSAMVMNGGSTGSAAEGYTSVKNFYGSSADLNVTVDDGDASYNGDENHKVWSGSQDQLDSIGPVESPYELFAGNSSTLGRPLRARQISTPIDVPPPPVKEERKPKRDKKSSKSSGSQSLSGTLIRPKPVHAAALHRSGFQGASGPGSMIYGHVPMPGHGPHAARYHTISHRGFPPGPPSHLAHHQPPHPPQHQVHMMHHPHIGGMTPMQIPVMMPQQYATLQSSRSTSKKKKKDKKNGAGGSGGVPVGMPIVPPIYAYHQQQAMATVPSPQLAQSLIGENRGLGHSNRKLAASMGNGLDDSGNSGAESPSPGGTGIYKRKGHLNERAFSYSIRQEHRSRSHGSLASLQFNPPDIKKEREIAQMVAGLDLNDGERHIGSNTLQRKQTALMMSNGGGQGLGPGQHAHAHPTHPHAIYGPLGPASNFGKPRR from the exons ATGGGCGACTCCACGCCCATCTGTCGGTGCCGCGTGCTCTACCTGGGCAGCGCCGTGCCGCGCCAGAGCAAGGACGGATTGCAGGGAATTCAGGAGCCGCTGCGCAGCCTTTATCCTTCGGAGGGGGCTGTGGGCGCCAAGGGCATCGATAGCTGGCTGAGCGTCTGGTCAAACGGCATCCTGCTGGAAAACGTGGACGAAAACCTTAAGCAGATTACGCGCTTCTTCCCAATCGAGTCGCTGCACTACTGCGCCGCCGTGCGCCAGGTGCTCATTCCGGAGCGAGGCAACGCTCACCCGGAGCCCAAGTTCCTGCCGCTGGACTCGCCCTTCGCCCGGATGCCACGCGCCCAGCACCCACCCATCTTCGCCGCCATCCTACGCCGCACCACTGGCATCAAAGTGCTTGAGTGCCACGTGTTCATCTGCAAGCGGGAGGCGGCCGCAAATGCGCTAGTCAGGTGCTGCTTTCACGCCTACGCCGACAACTCATACGCCCGCCAGTTGGAGACGGGCGTCGTCGGAGGGGGCGGCAGCGTCTACGGCACCCTGAAGAGTGGTGCCGGCAGCAAGTCCAGTGCCGACCTGACCAGCGTGGGCCTGGCCAACGGAGTCGGAAATGGAGGCGGTAACCACCATCTAGCCCTGTCCAGTCAAGGTGGCTGGCGATCGAGAGCGGGCAGCACTACGACGCTGAACAGTCTGGGACGCGCCTCCAACGGCCACGCCCCTAATGGATCAGCCATGGTCATGAACGGTGGCAGCACTGGTAGCGCGGCCGAAGGTTACACATCCGTCAAGAACT TTTATGGCAGCAGTGCTGACCTCAACGTGACCGTCGATGACGGAGATGCATCGTACAACGGCGACGAGAACCACAAGGTCTGGAGTGGGTCGCAGGACCAGCTGGATAGTATAGGACCCGTAGAGAGTCCTTACGAACTGTTTGCAGGAAACTCCTCCACCTTGGGAAGGCCTCTTCGGGCGCGCCAGATCAGCACGCCCATCGATGTACCGCCACCTCCAGTAAAGGAGGAGCGCAAGCCGAAGCGGGACAAAAAGTCGTCCAAGTCGAGCGGCAGCCAGAGCCTTTCCGGCACTCTCATCCGCCCGAAGCCAGTGCACGCGGCAGCGCTGCATCGCTCCGGCTTCCAGGGAGCGTCCGGACCTGGCAGCATGATCTACGGTCACGTTCCCATGCCCGGACACGGACCGCACGCCGCTCGGTACCACACGATCAGCCACCGGGGCTTTCCTCCAGGTCCACCAAGCCACCTGGCCCATCACCAGCCGCCACATCCTCCACAGCACCAGGTTCACATGATGCACCACCCTCACATCGGTGGCATGACGCCCATGCAGATCCCCGTGATGATGCCGCAGCAGTACGCTACCCTTCAGTCGTCTCGCTCTACcagcaagaagaagaagaaggacAAAAAGAATGGCGCTGGCGGAAGTGGCGGGGTTCCCGTGGGCATGCCCATTGTACCGCCTATCTACGCCTatcatcagcagcaggccATGGCCACCGTCCCGTCCCCCCAGCTGGCCCAGTCCCTCATAGGGGAGAACCGGGGGTTGGGCCACTCCAACCGCAAGCTGGCGGCATCGATGGGCAACGGGCTGGACGACTCCGGCAACTCGGGGGCAGAGTCGCCATCGCCAGGCGGCACCGGCATATACAAG CGCAAAGGACACCTAAACGAGCGAGCCTTTAGCTATTCTATACGCCAAGAGCATCGCAGTCGCAGCCACGGATCGTTGGCAAGCTTGCAGTTTAACCCGCCGGACATAAAAAAGGAGCGCGAGATCGCCCAGATGGTAGCAGGTCTTGACCTGAATGATGGCGAGCGACACATTGGCTCGAACACACTGCAACGCAAGCAGACGGCCCTAATGATGTCAAATGGCGGGGGACAGGGCCTTGGACCAGGCCAGCACGCTCACGCTCACCCTACGCATCCACATGCCATCTACGGCCCACTGGGGCCCGCCAGCAATTTTGGAAAGCCGCGGAGATAA